The following coding sequences are from one Triticum aestivum cultivar Chinese Spring chromosome 5A, IWGSC CS RefSeq v2.1, whole genome shotgun sequence window:
- the LOC123105717 gene encoding pectin acetylesterase 3, translated as MEEKVGMAKLWALSIVVLVLAAAPGVPAVPITLITSAVDKGAVCMDGTPPAYHMDPGSGAGKKSWIVNLEGGGWCENVTACMYRKGSRLGSSNLMERQLEFRGILSSNPAENPDFYSWNRVMVRYCDGASFAGEGYDAGSRVYFRGQRIFDAVIQHLLSIGMSSADQVLLAGGSAGGLSAILHCDQFGAFFAGRSTTVKCLADAGLFLDAVDVAGGHTLRSYFGGVVATHGVAQTLPRSCTGRLDATSCFFPQNIIGSIKTPTFLLNAAYDTWQIHESLAPDVADHGGAWRACKSSRLACNASQMKVLQAFREQMVGIVQGAFSRSKGNGFFINSCFTHGQSKVPATWNANGSPTIHNKSIAKSVSDWYFGRAEVRAIDCPYPCDHTCHNDI; from the exons ATGGAGGAGAAGGTCGGGATGGCCAAGCTTTGGGCGCTTTCCATTGTCGTTTTGGTcctcgcggcggcgccgggcgtACCGGCGGTGCCTATCACCCTCATCACATCCGCCGTCGACAAGGGAGCCG TGTGCATGGATGGGACGCCGCCGGCTTACCACATGGATCCGGGGTCCGGTGCAGGGAAGAAGAGCTGGATCGTCAACCTAGAG GGAGGCGGCTGGTGCGAGAACGTGACGGCGTGCATGTACCGCAAGGGGAGCCGCCTCGGGTCCTCGAATCTCATGGAAAGGCAGCTCGAGTTCCGTGGCATCCTGAGCTCCAACCCCGCCGAGAACCCTG ATTTCTACAGCTGGAACCGGGTGATGGTCCGCTACTGCGACGGCGCGTCCTTCGCCGGCGAAGGCTACGACGCGGGCTCGAGGGTCTACTTCCGGGGCCAGCGCATATTTGACGCCGTCATCCAGCACCTCCTCTCCATTGGGATGTCCTCCGCGGATCAGGTGCTGCTGGCGGGCGGCTCCGCCGGGGGCCTGTCGGCAATACTGCACTGCGACCAGTTCGGCGCCTTCTTCGCCGGCCGGAGCACCACCGTCAAGTGCCTCGCCGACGCAGGGCTCTTCCTCGACGC CGTCGACGTCGCCGGTGGGCATACCTTGAGATCCTACTTCGGAGGCGTCGTGGCCACGCATGGGGTGGCGCAGACCCTGCCGAGGAGTTGCACCGGTCGTCTCGACGCCACCTCG tgcttcttcccgcAGAACATAATCGGCAGCATAAAAACCCCGACCTTCCTGCTGAATGCAGCCTACGATACATGGCAG ATCCATGAAAGCCTGGCCCCGGACGTGGCCGACCACGGCGGCGCCTGGCGAGCCTGCAAGTCCAGTCGTTTAGCCTGCAACGCATCCCAGATGAAAGTCTTGCAAG CTTTCAGGGAGCAGATGGTGGGAATTGTGCAAGGCGCCTTCTCCCGCTCCAAGGGCAATGGGTTCTTCATAAACTCGTGCTTCACGCACGGCCAGTCCAAGGTCCCGGCTACTTGGAATGCAAATGGCTCTCCTACCATTCACAATAAG AGTATCGCGAAATCTGTGAGTGACTGGTACTTTGGCCGGGCTGAAGTGAGGGCCATCGATTGCCCCTACCCCTGCGACCACACATGCCACAACGACATATGA